In the Pithys albifrons albifrons isolate INPA30051 chromosome 3, PitAlb_v1, whole genome shotgun sequence genome, one interval contains:
- the GXYLT2 gene encoding glucoside xylosyltransferase 2, protein MRRPCKVAAALLCLAVLLLLYLLAGSAAPPPAPSAPARPPRLGRSPLRRSPGSAADRKPGEQKHPKEAPSLPCMHLAVVACGDRLEETLIMLKSAVLFSNRRLCFHIFAEDSLKPEFEKKLKEWPSSYTKKFESNIYPITFSVGNAQEWKKLFKPCAAQRLFLPVILKDVDSLLYVDTDVLFLRPIEDIWHILKEFNSTQLAAMAPEHEIPKIGWYSRFARHPFYGTTGVNSGVMLMNLTRIRSTHFKNSMIPGGLTWEEMLYPLYQKYKNYITWGDQDLLNIIFYFNPECLYVFPCQWNYRPDHCMYGSNCRGAEEEGVSILHGNRGVYHDDKQPTFKALYEVIRDFPFEDNLFQSLYYPLQSKFLDTVHTLCGRIPQVFLKQIEKTMKKVYENRVIVYLGANHRY, encoded by the exons ATGCGGCGGCCCTGCAAGGTGGCGGCGGCGCTGCTGTGCCTcgccgtgctgctgctgctctacCTGCTGGCGGgcagcgcggccccgccgcccgcgccctccgcgcccgcccgcccgccgcgccTCGGCCGCAGCCCCCTGCGCCGGAGCCCCGGCAGCGCCGCCGACAG gAAGCCTGGGGAACAGAAGCACCCCAAGGAGGCTCCATCCTTGCCGTGCATGCATCTGGCAGTGGTGGCATGTGGGGACCGGCTGGAGGAGACGCTGATCATGCTGAAATCGGCAGTTCTCTTCAGCAACAGGAGACTCTGCTTTCACATTTTTGCTGAGGATTCCCTCAAGCCTGAATTTGAGAAGAAG TTAAAAGAGTGGCCTTCCTCATATACAAAGAAGTTTGAATCCAACATTTACCCAATAACCTTCTCAGTAGGAAATGCTCAGGAATGGAAAAAGTTATTCAAACCATGTGCTGCCCAGCGCCTGTTTCTTCCG GTCATTTTAAAGGACGTGGATTCCCTCCTTTATGTGGACACTGATGTTCTCTTCCTGAGGCCCATCGAGGACATCTGGCACATCCTGAAGGAGTTCAACTCCACCCAGCTGGCTGCCATGGCCCCGGAGCACGAGATCCCCAAGATTGGCTGGTACAGCCGCTTCGCTCGTCACCCTTTCTACGGCACAACCGGAGTCAACTCCGGGGTGATGCTCATGAACCTCACACGGATCCGCAGCACTCACTTCAAG AACAGCATGATACCTGGTGGTTTGACCTGGGAGGAAATGTTATATCCATTGTACCAAAAGTACAAAAATTACATTACATGGGGAGACCAGGATTTACTAAACatcattttttactttaatccAG AGTGTCTCTATGTGTTCCCCTGCCAGTGGAACTACCGACCCGACCACTGCATGTACGGCAGCAACTGCAGAGGGGCGGAGGAGGAGGGGGTGTCCATCCTGCATGGGAACAGAGGGGTCTACCACGATGACAAGCAGCCCACCTTCAAGGCCCTCTACGAAGTGATCCGTGAT tTTCCATTTGAAGACAATCTCTTCCAGTCCTTGTACTACCCTCTGCAGTCAAAATTTCTGGATACAGTGCACACTTTATGTGGGAGGATTCCACAAGTATTTTTGAAGCAAATTGAGAAAACTATGAAGAAGGTGTATGAAAATCGTGTCATTGTCTACCTGGGGGCCAACCATAGATACTGA